From a region of the Armatimonas rosea genome:
- a CDS encoding DUF1553 domain-containing protein — protein MHRRLIALLPLALLSTLALARRETKLWSLQPVALPAVPAVKTVGWVRNPIDAFVLAKLEAKGLRPAPEADKRTLIRRVTFDLTGLPPTPQEIDAFLADTSPTAYEKLVDRLLASPHYGERWARHWLDVARFGESHGYEYDHVRENAWRYRDYVVGALNRDKPYDQFVREQLAGDVLPGAGPEGVIATGFLVAGPMDEAGKSAPGTLVRLRAREEELEDMIGVVGQTFLGLTTNCARCHDHKFDPISAKDYYRLKAALIGAHPGNRPVVPQEQLDLRARQAASLRNQQAEALDTLRRLEEPVRTRLLQEKSAHPAPGGPAPLLRWSFESLDGGTLRGGAQLRNGRLRLAGAGASFESAPLPVAVQEKTLETWVRLTDLNQRGGSALTLETDGGGAFDAIVLGERQRGKWFAGSEFYHRTRDLEAPQETPGELVQVAIVYHADNRIQVYRNGKPYGAAYTPDGEGASLRTYPAGKSHALFGLRHTGSGDTLSGEIEEARLYNRALTATEVAESFASAPFYVTPEALERGLSPDERTRRAALQAELERLQAQRVSVETPVQTYGVNSQRPGPTYILPRGDVQSQGELVTPGALSALTECSADFGLTTETPDGPRRLALATWVTNPKNPLTARVMVNRVWQGHFGRGIVGTPSDFGNNGEAPTHPELLDWFATAFSGPGEWSLKRLHRAILLSSTYRQSSASNPRGIALDPDNRLLWRMAPRRLEAEAIRDSMLAVSGKLNPAVGGPSFRPFTVSTFTSDFYTLLDRDTPEFNRRTLYRMIVQSARSPLLENFDCPDPSTKTARRTVTTTPLQALALMNDSFVLRQSRAFAERVAKEAGSEPSRQVAHAYTLAFGRPPTLAERTRALTHLSAHPLDSLCWALLNASEFLYAK, from the coding sequence ATGCACCGACGCCTTATCGCCTTGCTTCCTCTTGCTCTCCTGAGCACGCTCGCGCTGGCACGCCGTGAGACGAAGCTCTGGTCGCTCCAGCCGGTTGCGCTTCCCGCGGTGCCCGCTGTCAAGACCGTGGGCTGGGTTCGCAACCCCATCGATGCCTTCGTGCTGGCCAAGCTCGAGGCCAAGGGCCTGAGGCCCGCCCCGGAGGCGGACAAGCGGACACTGATCCGGCGTGTCACGTTCGATCTGACCGGCCTGCCCCCGACACCGCAAGAGATAGACGCGTTTCTCGCCGACACCTCCCCTACCGCCTACGAGAAGCTCGTGGATCGCCTGCTAGCCTCGCCCCACTACGGCGAGCGCTGGGCGCGGCACTGGCTGGATGTCGCACGCTTTGGCGAGAGCCACGGCTACGAGTACGACCATGTCCGCGAGAACGCCTGGCGCTACCGCGACTACGTGGTCGGTGCCCTCAATCGCGACAAGCCCTACGACCAGTTTGTGCGCGAGCAGCTCGCCGGCGATGTGCTCCCCGGCGCCGGCCCCGAGGGGGTGATCGCCACGGGCTTTCTGGTCGCGGGGCCCATGGACGAGGCGGGGAAGAGCGCCCCAGGAACCCTCGTGCGGCTCCGGGCGCGTGAGGAGGAGCTGGAGGACATGATCGGGGTGGTGGGGCAGACCTTTCTGGGGCTGACCACCAACTGTGCGCGCTGCCACGACCACAAGTTCGACCCCATCTCCGCCAAGGACTACTACCGCCTGAAGGCTGCGCTGATCGGAGCCCACCCCGGAAACCGTCCTGTCGTCCCGCAAGAGCAGCTCGACCTTCGTGCCCGACAGGCAGCCAGCCTGCGCAACCAGCAAGCCGAGGCCCTGGACACCCTCCGTCGCCTTGAGGAGCCGGTCCGTACCCGCCTGCTCCAAGAGAAGAGCGCCCACCCCGCCCCCGGCGGCCCCGCGCCCCTTCTGCGCTGGAGCTTTGAGAGCCTCGACGGTGGGACGCTCCGGGGGGGCGCACAGCTCCGAAACGGTCGGCTTCGGCTGGCGGGAGCCGGAGCGAGCTTTGAGAGCGCGCCGCTCCCTGTCGCGGTGCAGGAGAAGACCCTGGAGACCTGGGTGCGCCTCACCGACCTGAACCAGCGCGGAGGCAGTGCGCTCACGCTGGAGACCGACGGCGGCGGTGCCTTCGATGCCATTGTTCTCGGGGAGCGCCAGCGGGGCAAGTGGTTCGCCGGGAGCGAGTTCTACCACCGCACCCGCGACCTGGAGGCCCCCCAAGAGACGCCGGGGGAGCTGGTCCAGGTCGCGATTGTCTACCACGCCGACAACCGCATCCAGGTCTACCGCAATGGGAAGCCCTACGGTGCCGCCTACACCCCCGACGGCGAGGGGGCGAGCCTGCGGACCTACCCCGCGGGCAAGAGCCATGCTCTCTTTGGGCTGCGCCACACCGGCTCGGGCGACACGCTGAGCGGAGAAATCGAGGAGGCACGCCTCTACAACCGCGCCCTGACGGCTACCGAGGTGGCGGAGTCGTTTGCGAGCGCACCGTTTTATGTCACTCCCGAGGCGCTGGAGCGAGGCCTCTCCCCCGATGAGCGCACGCGCCGGGCCGCGCTCCAGGCGGAGCTGGAGCGGCTACAGGCACAGCGGGTGAGTGTCGAGACGCCTGTGCAGACCTACGGGGTCAACTCCCAGCGCCCCGGCCCCACCTATATCCTCCCCCGCGGCGATGTGCAGTCCCAGGGCGAGCTGGTCACGCCCGGAGCGCTGAGCGCACTCACGGAGTGCTCTGCGGATTTTGGCCTGACCACGGAGACACCCGATGGCCCCCGACGCCTCGCCCTGGCGACCTGGGTCACCAACCCGAAAAACCCGCTGACGGCGCGCGTGATGGTCAACCGTGTCTGGCAGGGGCACTTTGGGCGCGGGATCGTGGGCACTCCCAGCGACTTTGGCAACAACGGCGAGGCCCCCACCCACCCCGAGCTCCTGGACTGGTTCGCCACAGCCTTCTCCGGCCCCGGCGAGTGGAGCCTCAAGCGCCTGCACCGCGCGATCCTGCTCTCCAGCACCTACCGCCAGTCCAGCGCCTCCAACCCACGTGGCATCGCCCTCGACCCCGACAACCGCCTGCTCTGGCGCATGGCCCCGCGTCGCCTGGAGGCCGAGGCGATCCGGGATAGCATGCTGGCGGTCAGCGGCAAGCTCAACCCCGCGGTCGGCGGCCCCAGCTTCCGCCCCTTCACGGTCTCGACCTTCACCTCCGATTTCTACACCCTGCTCGATAGAGACACCCCGGAGTTTAACCGCCGCACGCTCTACCGGATGATTGTCCAGAGCGCCCGCAGCCCCCTGCTGGAGAACTTCGACTGCCCCGATCCCTCCACCAAGACCGCACGACGCACGGTGACGACAACCCCTCTCCAAGCACTCGCGCTGATGAACGACAGCTTTGTCCTACGCCAGTCCCGCGCCTTCGCCGAGCGGGTGGCAAAAGAAGCCGGAAGCGAGCCGAGTCGCCAGGTCGCCCACGCCTACACCCTCGCCTTTGGCCGCCCCCCCACCCTCGCAGAGCGCACCCGCGCCCTCACGCACCTGAGCGCCCACCCGCTCGATAGCCTCTGCTGGGCCCTCCTCAACGCCAGTGAGTTCCTCTATGCAAAATAG
- a CDS encoding DUF1501 domain-containing protein, whose protein sequence is MQNSLPNRRHFLTQAAGGLGSIALAALLVDEASASPLTPARRGDNAEFSFSPPRRTGAGGAAKRVIQIFCCGGVSHLDTFDYKPELIKRDGQECKKVFDTFFAQPGNLMKSPFAFKQHGKSGRWVSELLPHIAERVDDITFLSSMKAKSANHTPATFQMNSGFTLNGFPCLGAWLSYGLGTLSQDLPAFVVLPDPRGLPAGGAINWTSGFLPATHQGTAFNPKGQPVDNLFPPDTIKPADRQAALGLLGTMNQEFGAAHPGDSALAARIKAYELAARMQTSIPQVVAFDQEPEHIKKLYGLDDPIAGGFGRNCLLARRLLEKGVRFVQLYHGGAFGSPRINWDAHEDITENHTKQARSMDQPVAALLTDLKQRGMLDDTLILWTTEFGRTPITQGIGKTGRDHHHLAYTCWMAGAGLKPGVTYGATDEIGYDTAENPVTVYDFHATVLHLLGIDHTKLTYPYGGRNYRLTDVHGEVIRGILS, encoded by the coding sequence ATGCAAAATAGCCTCCCCAATCGCCGCCACTTCCTCACCCAAGCCGCCGGAGGCCTCGGCTCCATCGCCCTCGCCGCCCTCTTAGTGGATGAGGCGAGTGCTTCCCCCCTAACCCCCGCCCGGCGGGGGGACAATGCGGAATTTTCCTTTTCTCCCCCCCGTCGGACGGGGGCAGGGGGGGCAGCCAAACGCGTCATCCAAATATTTTGCTGCGGCGGTGTCAGCCACCTCGACACCTTCGACTACAAGCCCGAGCTCATCAAGCGCGATGGCCAGGAGTGCAAGAAGGTCTTTGACACGTTCTTTGCCCAGCCCGGCAACCTGATGAAGAGCCCCTTCGCCTTCAAGCAGCACGGCAAGAGCGGGCGCTGGGTGAGCGAGCTCCTGCCCCACATCGCCGAGCGCGTCGACGACATCACGTTTCTTTCGTCGATGAAGGCCAAGTCCGCCAACCACACCCCCGCGACCTTTCAGATGAACTCGGGCTTCACGCTCAATGGCTTCCCCTGCCTGGGGGCGTGGCTCTCGTATGGCCTCGGGACGCTCAGCCAGGACCTGCCCGCCTTCGTGGTCCTCCCCGATCCGCGCGGGCTCCCCGCGGGCGGCGCGATCAACTGGACCTCCGGGTTTCTCCCCGCCACCCACCAGGGAACGGCGTTCAATCCCAAGGGCCAGCCGGTCGATAACCTCTTCCCCCCCGACACGATCAAGCCCGCAGACCGACAGGCGGCGCTGGGGCTCCTCGGGACGATGAACCAGGAGTTTGGGGCGGCCCACCCCGGCGACTCGGCGCTGGCGGCACGGATCAAGGCCTATGAGCTGGCGGCGCGCATGCAGACCAGCATCCCGCAGGTGGTGGCGTTCGACCAAGAACCCGAGCACATCAAGAAGCTCTACGGCCTCGACGATCCCATCGCGGGGGGCTTTGGGCGCAACTGCCTGCTGGCCCGGCGCTTGCTCGAAAAAGGCGTGCGCTTTGTCCAGCTCTACCACGGCGGGGCGTTTGGCTCGCCGCGCATCAACTGGGACGCCCACGAGGATATTACAGAAAACCACACCAAGCAGGCCCGGAGCATGGACCAGCCGGTCGCGGCACTCCTCACCGATCTCAAGCAGCGTGGGATGCTCGACGATACCCTCATCCTCTGGACAACGGAGTTTGGGCGGACCCCCATCACGCAGGGAATCGGAAAGACGGGCCGGGACCACCACCACCTCGCCTACACCTGCTGGATGGCCGGCGCGGGCCTCAAGCCCGGCGTCACCTACGGTGCCACCGATGAGATCGGCTACGACACCGCCGAGAACCCCGTCACTGTCTACGACTTCCACGCCACGGTCTTGCATCTACTCGGGATCGACCACACCAAGCTCACCTACCCCTACGGCGGTAGAAACTACCGCCTCACCGATGTCCACGGAGAAGTGATCCGCGGGATTCTTAGCTAG
- a CDS encoding PIN domain-containing protein, translating into MRTNYILIDLENIHPETLVALEPELFHVIVFVGANQTKIAFDTAMALQKKGDKAEYVKVSGTGHNALDFHIAFYLGQLATADPTGFFHILSKDTGFDPLLQHLKARKIFVGRVSDISEISAVKVANVKTTDDKIAAIVSKLQQMKSSKPRTVNTLARTISALFQKQLPENDISALVTLLEKKKLILVTDTKVTYSLPAA; encoded by the coding sequence TTGCGTACGAATTACATTCTCATTGATCTGGAAAATATACACCCAGAAACGCTTGTCGCATTGGAACCAGAGCTGTTTCATGTGATTGTTTTTGTAGGGGCAAATCAAACCAAAATAGCCTTTGATACTGCGATGGCGTTGCAGAAAAAAGGGGATAAAGCGGAGTATGTGAAGGTCTCTGGTACAGGGCACAATGCCCTCGATTTTCATATCGCCTTTTACCTGGGACAGCTCGCTACCGCTGACCCTACAGGATTCTTTCATATTCTCTCCAAGGATACAGGCTTTGATCCCTTGCTTCAGCATCTAAAAGCACGAAAGATCTTTGTGGGAAGAGTAAGCGATATTTCAGAGATCAGTGCGGTAAAAGTGGCAAATGTAAAAACGACCGACGACAAAATTGCTGCTATTGTTAGTAAACTTCAGCAAATGAAATCATCGAAACCTCGCACGGTAAACACTCTCGCAAGGACGATCTCGGCACTTTTTCAGAAACAGCTCCCTGAGAATGACATCTCAGCGCTTGTTACGTTGCTGGAAAAGAAGAAACTCATCTTGGTTACGGATACAAAGGTGACCTACTCGCTTCCTGCTGCCTAG
- a CDS encoding sialate O-acetylesterase, producing the protein MVKPVKVFLFAGQSNMVGADAHPERIDRFPLFQGAGAPQPEVRYITLQLQNEGWGALRPLDAFGPELTFARLVKKYDNSPLAIIKSAIGGTNAVYDWNPDAPENGQKLYPRTLQLVREALAALEKQNTRYQLEAVIWHQGENDMLDRKVNTAYAANLRKIIQRLRTDLQLPKLKWFLGEVSEKGIWGMDNRANLAVLRAQQDQLLASDPLLRWVPTSHLAFDVMDSGQPHYHFGTQGQLQLGEAFGAAYLKEIGKLPKPKERKFAKGLPIAKKQRVRLFILGGERNMEGEDAFASELPAALAQPQSQIVFRYVLGGGFQSSRDWEPLGPVSDLGNFGPELSLGAQLRKTLPASDGIALLKFTHSGAQGLDWLPQGTPESRRNLYPKFLAFVRAAHDDLTRQGYAPTWEGVFWHPGENDTYFYARSYAAWLKALITQLRQDLGQPTLPWFVSEQHPKAIWKNMAALNASLRELAQTDKQLVVVKTDHLPHQRVHFGTQGTILLGEALAQAYLTTPTRP; encoded by the coding sequence ATGGTTAAGCCAGTCAAGGTCTTTCTCTTTGCGGGACAGTCGAACATGGTGGGCGCGGATGCCCACCCGGAGCGCATCGACCGCTTTCCGCTCTTTCAGGGTGCCGGTGCGCCGCAGCCCGAGGTGCGCTATATCACGCTGCAGCTTCAGAACGAGGGCTGGGGAGCGCTTCGGCCTCTTGACGCGTTTGGGCCGGAGCTGACCTTCGCACGGCTGGTGAAAAAGTACGACAACTCCCCGCTGGCGATCATCAAGTCCGCGATTGGCGGCACCAATGCGGTCTACGACTGGAACCCGGATGCGCCGGAAAATGGCCAGAAACTCTACCCGCGGACGCTCCAGCTTGTGCGTGAGGCGCTTGCCGCGCTGGAGAAGCAAAACACTCGCTACCAGCTGGAGGCCGTGATCTGGCACCAGGGCGAGAACGACATGCTCGACCGCAAGGTGAACACGGCCTACGCCGCCAACCTCCGCAAGATTATCCAGCGCCTCCGCACCGATCTGCAGCTCCCCAAGCTCAAGTGGTTTCTGGGCGAGGTGAGCGAGAAGGGGATCTGGGGGATGGACAACCGCGCGAATCTGGCCGTCCTTCGCGCCCAGCAAGACCAGCTCCTCGCGTCCGATCCTCTGCTGCGCTGGGTGCCGACCTCGCACCTAGCCTTCGACGTGATGGACAGCGGGCAGCCACACTACCACTTTGGGACGCAGGGGCAGCTCCAGCTCGGGGAGGCGTTCGGGGCGGCGTACTTGAAGGAGATCGGAAAGCTCCCCAAGCCCAAAGAGCGCAAGTTCGCCAAGGGCCTGCCCATCGCCAAGAAGCAGCGTGTCCGGCTGTTTATTCTCGGGGGGGAGCGCAACATGGAGGGGGAGGATGCGTTTGCAAGCGAGCTCCCCGCCGCGCTCGCACAGCCGCAGAGCCAGATAGTCTTTCGCTACGTGCTGGGGGGAGGATTCCAGAGTTCTAGAGACTGGGAGCCGCTCGGTCCGGTGAGCGATCTGGGCAACTTTGGCCCGGAGCTGAGCTTGGGGGCGCAGCTACGGAAGACGCTTCCTGCCAGCGACGGCATCGCGCTTCTGAAGTTCACGCACAGCGGGGCGCAGGGGCTGGACTGGTTGCCGCAGGGCACGCCGGAGAGCCGCCGCAACCTCTATCCCAAGTTTCTCGCCTTCGTCCGCGCCGCCCACGATGACCTCACGCGCCAGGGCTACGCGCCGACCTGGGAGGGGGTCTTCTGGCACCCCGGCGAGAACGATACCTACTTCTACGCCCGTAGCTACGCCGCGTGGCTCAAGGCGCTGATCACCCAGCTGCGCCAAGACCTCGGCCAGCCGACCCTCCCCTGGTTTGTCTCCGAGCAGCACCCCAAGGCGATCTGGAAGAACATGGCGGCGCTCAATGCAAGCCTGCGCGAGCTGGCCCAGACCGACAAGCAGCTGGTGGTTGTCAAGACCGATCACTTGCCCCACCAGCGCGTCCACTTTGGGACACAGGGGACGATTCTGCTAGGCGAGGCACTGGCCCAAGCCTATCTAACAACTCCGACACGTCCATAA
- a CDS encoding alpha-hydroxy acid oxidase — MSIPLNLREYEQRARELLPQATYDYYAGGAGDEITVRENEQAWAGLRFRPRVFVDVSSCETATTILGQPVAFPLLTAPCAFNQLAHPDGELAVARATAAAGVIQTLSTMASRSLEEVAGASAGTRWFQLYCQRDRGVTKALIERAEAAGFAALCLTVDVPATGNRERDFRNNFQVPPSIRLANLEPYLPLGSGELALHHYARDQFDASLTWESLAWLRSITRLPIVVKGVLTAEDALLAVQHGVAGIVVSNHGGRQLDSVVSTADALPEIAAAVQGQAEVYVDGGIRRGTDILKALALGARAVLIGRPYLWALAVSGEAGVAHVLQHLHDDLKLAMALAGCPKLSDIGSGFVCRLR; from the coding sequence ATGAGTATTCCTCTCAACCTCCGTGAGTACGAGCAGCGGGCACGGGAGCTTCTGCCACAAGCAACCTACGACTACTACGCCGGCGGCGCGGGCGACGAAATCACCGTGCGCGAGAACGAGCAGGCGTGGGCCGGTTTGCGCTTCCGTCCGCGTGTCTTTGTCGATGTGAGTTCCTGCGAGACCGCGACCACGATCCTGGGCCAGCCCGTTGCGTTTCCTCTCCTGACCGCCCCGTGTGCCTTCAACCAGCTCGCCCACCCCGACGGTGAGCTGGCCGTGGCACGCGCAACAGCCGCCGCCGGGGTGATCCAGACTTTGAGCACGATGGCATCGCGCTCGCTGGAGGAGGTTGCTGGGGCCTCGGCAGGGACGCGTTGGTTTCAGCTCTACTGTCAGCGCGACCGGGGCGTGACCAAGGCCCTGATAGAGCGCGCGGAGGCGGCGGGATTTGCCGCGCTCTGCCTGACGGTGGATGTGCCCGCGACCGGCAACCGCGAGCGGGACTTTCGCAATAACTTTCAGGTGCCCCCGTCGATCCGGCTGGCGAACCTGGAGCCGTATCTCCCCTTGGGCTCCGGTGAGCTGGCGCTGCACCACTACGCCCGAGACCAGTTCGATGCGAGCCTTACCTGGGAGTCGCTGGCATGGCTTCGGAGCATCACGCGCCTGCCAATCGTGGTGAAGGGGGTGCTGACCGCTGAAGATGCGCTTCTTGCGGTTCAGCACGGTGTCGCGGGGATTGTCGTCTCTAACCATGGTGGCCGCCAGCTGGATAGCGTCGTCAGCACCGCCGATGCCCTCCCGGAGATCGCCGCCGCGGTGCAAGGTCAGGCCGAGGTCTATGTGGATGGCGGTATCCGTCGCGGCACCGATATCCTAAAAGCCCTCGCCCTCGGAGCCCGCGCGGTGCTGATCGGCCGCCCCTACCTCTGGGCACTGGCCGTGAGTGGCGAGGCAGGGGTCGCGCATGTTCTCCAGCACCTCCACGACGACCTAAAGCTCGCGATGGCCCTCGCCGGTTGCCCAAAACTGAGTGATATTGGTTCAGGATTCGTATGTCGGCTCAGGTAA
- a CDS encoding DUF4262 domain-containing protein codes for MSSPQFSGEMLVMSANFDQEILEKIASFGCSVVHIPAEDDLPPFSFSVGITKTVAAPELIVIGLRQELAHVLINDYYEHLRGGETFRAGERYAGFLEGFDVVMARVAESFYEEYLGYNLGFYEGANFEVLQLIYPNTQGFWPWEAEADAWFRARQPLLQEEGR; via the coding sequence TTGTCATCTCCTCAATTTTCCGGTGAAATGCTGGTGATGTCCGCTAATTTTGACCAGGAAATCCTTGAAAAAATCGCTAGTTTTGGGTGCTCGGTAGTTCATATCCCTGCTGAAGACGACCTTCCACCTTTTTCGTTCTCGGTAGGTATCACCAAAACCGTCGCAGCTCCTGAGCTAATTGTGATCGGGCTCCGGCAAGAGCTGGCGCACGTGCTCATCAACGACTACTATGAGCATCTTCGGGGCGGTGAGACCTTTCGGGCAGGAGAGCGCTACGCAGGCTTCCTTGAAGGATTTGACGTTGTAATGGCGCGGGTGGCGGAGTCCTTTTACGAGGAGTACTTGGGCTATAATCTCGGGTTCTACGAGGGGGCAAACTTTGAGGTACTTCAGCTGATCTACCCCAATACCCAAGGCTTCTGGCCGTGGGAGGCTGAGGCGGATGCTTGGTTTCGTGCACGCCAACCCTTGCTTCAGGAGGAAGGGAGATGA